The following are encoded in a window of Prochlorococcus marinus str. MIT 1013 genomic DNA:
- a CDS encoding high light inducible protein, with translation MTPEAEKFNGWAAMLGFVAAFGAYATTGQIIPGIF, from the coding sequence ATGACTCCAGAAGCGGAAAAGTTTAACGGCTGGGCAGCAATGCTTGGCTTCGTTGCAGCCTTTGGTGCATATGCAACAACAGGACAAATCATTCCTGGAATTTTCTAA
- a CDS encoding DUF2997 domain-containing protein, with the protein MSLTTIKYTIKPDGNLEEEVQGVDGHACQRITNPIENEVGDVVSRDYLPSFFVTDANPIEANIQRLEDEDWSGCCNTWECAL; encoded by the coding sequence ATGTCACTTACAACAATTAAATACACAATCAAACCCGATGGGAATTTAGAAGAAGAAGTGCAAGGGGTAGATGGTCACGCATGTCAACGAATTACTAATCCAATTGAGAATGAGGTAGGAGATGTTGTTAGCCGTGATTATTTACCATCATTTTTTGTAACTGATGCAAACCCCATCGAAGCAAATATACAAAGGCTCGAAGATGAAGACTGGAGTGGGTGCTGCAACACCTGGGAATGTGCATTATAG
- a CDS encoding thiol-disulfide oxidoreductase DCC family protein, producing MLTQAKLILLFDGGCPLCLREVKFLRSRDTLDNISFIDIDSPKYQPDLYSGISYKDAMGRIHAINESGEILKDVAVFREAYRLIGLGWIYAPTNWPILGSLIDQVYKLWAQWRLPLTRRPSLEQLCKEKELCKYNN from the coding sequence ATTTTGACTCAAGCGAAGCTCATATTACTTTTTGATGGTGGTTGCCCTCTTTGCTTAAGAGAGGTCAAATTCCTACGGTCTAGAGATACACTTGATAATATTAGTTTTATAGATATTGATTCCCCCAAGTATCAACCAGACCTTTATTCAGGAATCAGTTATAAAGACGCGATGGGGAGAATTCATGCGATTAATGAATCAGGTGAAATTCTTAAAGATGTCGCTGTTTTCAGAGAAGCATATCGATTAATTGGACTGGGGTGGATCTATGCTCCTACAAACTGGCCAATACTAGGTTCATTAATAGATCAAGTTTACAAGTTATGGGCACAATGGCGTCTACCTCTAACTAGACGTCCTTCACTTGAGCAACTGTGCAAAGAAAAAGAGCTTTGTAAATACAATAATTGA
- a CDS encoding PAP/fibrillin family protein, whose amino-acid sequence MNAVSKLIEVLEHTPKSNQIVELIKLAEIESSVDITKQIDLLTGVWELKWSTSNSPFLNYSPLLDNLQILEPEESRGLNLLRPKGFAGNLFSTNILASLEIIDQKRINVSFRKAGIIGPKLLGKKISFLSEIKKTQKGWLDTTVLSPDLRICKGYKGTTFALLKRNDLSLTEFFNP is encoded by the coding sequence ATGAATGCAGTATCAAAATTGATAGAAGTTCTTGAACATACCCCTAAATCAAATCAGATCGTAGAGCTCATAAAACTAGCTGAAATTGAATCCTCTGTAGACATAACAAAACAAATTGATCTGCTCACAGGTGTATGGGAACTTAAATGGAGTACCTCTAACTCTCCTTTTTTAAATTATTCGCCGCTATTAGATAACTTACAGATACTTGAGCCAGAGGAAAGTAGAGGACTAAATTTATTAAGACCTAAAGGTTTTGCAGGAAACCTATTTTCTACTAACATTCTTGCTAGTTTAGAAATTATTGATCAGAAACGCATAAACGTTAGCTTTAGAAAAGCAGGAATAATAGGTCCAAAGTTACTAGGTAAAAAGATTAGTTTCTTATCTGAGATAAAAAAGACTCAAAAAGGTTGGCTAGATACAACTGTATTATCTCCCGACTTACGTATATGCAAAGGTTACAAGGGTACAACTTTTGCTTTGTTAAAAAGAAATGATTTATCACTCACTGAGTTTTTTAATCCTTAG
- a CDS encoding high light inducible protein, whose translation MNKETSYWKIAEQMNGRLAMMGLFAAVVNYGFTGWIIPGIV comes from the coding sequence ATGAACAAAGAAACTAGCTACTGGAAAATAGCCGAGCAAATGAATGGTCGTCTCGCGATGATGGGCCTCTTTGCAGCTGTAGTTAATTACGGATTCACTGGCTGGATCATTCCAGGAATTGTATAG
- a CDS encoding high light inducible protein has product MTSQNNNRNIDPEKVTAERLNGYAALFGCIALVGAYATTGQIIPGFV; this is encoded by the coding sequence ATGACTTCTCAAAATAACAATAGAAACATTGATCCTGAAAAGGTGACAGCTGAAAGACTTAATGGTTATGCAGCATTATTTGGTTGCATTGCTCTAGTCGGTGCATATGCAACAACCGGTCAAATCATCCCAGGTTTCGTGTAA
- a CDS encoding high light inducible protein — protein MQPSNKTILERSIGRPAMMAFVLLTGIYLTTGQLIPGVV, from the coding sequence ATGCAACCATCTAACAAAACAATCCTAGAAAGAAGCATCGGCAGACCAGCCATGATGGCATTCGTTCTACTAACAGGTATCTACCTAACAACCGGTCAACTTATCCCAGGTGTTGTTTAA